The sequence CCTCCCAGTTCCCTTTGCGCATTTGCACCAGCCCCAAACTTTGCACGAGCCTTTGCACGAGCCCCGGCTTTGCACAAGTGTTTGCACGAGTTCTGAGCGGTTCACACGCCTTTGCACGAGCCTCAGCTTTGCACGGGCCGTTTGCACGAGCTCCCACCTTTGCACGAGCCTCAAAcgttgcacacgcgtgtgcgcgaGCCCCAAACCTTGCACGTGCATTTGCACGAGCCCCAAACCTTGCAGGAGGCTTCGCACGAGCCCCAGGTGTTGCACGAGGCTTCGCACCACCCTGAGCCTTTGCACGAGCCTTTGCACGAGCTCCTGCCTTTGCACGAGCTCCAAAcgttgcacacgcgtgtgcatgaGCTCCAAGCCTTGCAGGAGCCTTTGCACGAGCCCCAAGTGTTGCACGAGGCTTCGCACAACCCTGAGCCTTTGCACGGGCCTTTGCACGAGCTCCCACCTTTGCACGAGCCCGAAACCTTGCAGGAGGCTTCGCACGAGCCCCAGGTGTTGCACGAGGCTTTGCACCACCCTGAGCCTTTGCACGAGCTCCCACCTTTGCACGAGCTCCAAAcgttgcacacgcgtgtgcacgagCTCCAACTTTTGCACGTACACTTACACCAACCTCAGCTTCGCACGGGCCCTTTGCACGAGCTCCCACCTTTGCACGAGCCCCAAACCTTGCACGTGCATTTGCACGAGCCCCAGGTGTTGCACGAGGCTTCGCATGACCCTGAGCCTTTGCACGGGCCTTTGCACGAGCTCCTGCCTTTGCACGAGCTCCAAACgttgcacacacgtgtgcacgagCTCCAAGCCTTGCACGAGCCTTTGCACGAGCCCCAAGTGTTGCACGAGGCTTCGCACGACCCTGAGCCTTTGCATGGGCCTTTGCACGAGCTCCCACCTTTGCACGAGCCCCAAACCTTGCAGGAGGCTTCGCACGAGCCCCAGGTGTTGCACGAGGCTTCGCACCACCCTGAGTCTTTGCACGAGCTCCCACCTTTGCACGAGCTCCAAAcgttgcacacgcgtgtgcacgagCCCCGAGTCTTGCAGGAGGCTTCGCACGAGCCCCAGGTGTTGCACGAGGCTTCGCACCACCCTGAGCCTTTGCACGAGCTCCCACCTTTGCACGAGCTCCAAAcgttgcacacgcgtgtgcacgagCCCCGAGTCTTGCAGGAGGCTTCGCACGAGCCCCAGGTGTTGCACAAGGCTTCGCACCACCCTGAGCCTTTGCACGGGCCTTTGCACAAGCCCCCACCTTTGCATGAGCCCCAAACCTTGCACGTGCATTTGCACAAGCCCCAAACCTTGCACAAGCCCTTGCACGAGCCCCAGGTGTTACACGAGGCTTTGCACCACCCTGAGCCTTTGCACGAGCCCCCACCTTTGCACGAGCCCCAAACCTTGCACGAGCCTTTGCACAAGCCCCAGGTGTTGCACGAGGCTTTGCACCACCCTGAGCCTTTGCACGAGCTCCTGCCTTTGCACGAGCTCCAAAcgttgcacacgcgtgtgcacgagCTCCAAGCCTTGCACGAGCCTTTGCACGAGCCCCAGGTGTTGCACGAGGCTTCGCACGACCCTGAGCCTTTGCACGGGCCCATTGCACGAGCTCCCACCTTTGCACGAGCTTCTAACCTTGCGTTAGGCTTTGCACGAGCCCCAGGTGTTGCACGAGGCTTCGCACGAGCCCGAGCCTTTGCACGAGCCCTTGCACGAGCCCCAAAGGTTGCACGAGCCCTTGCACGAGCCCCGACCtttgcacacaccccccccgggccTTGCACAAGCGCCCGCGCGCgccctctcccctgctccccgccccccccgcccctcccccctccattgcccaacccccccccccgcgggggggggggcggggccgcacCAGTaaaaccagcagctcccagtgaccaccccccccgcccccgccccgccacgCTCCGGCTCCCAGCGACCCGCTCCCAGTAACATCCCCcagctcccagtatcccccctcctctcccagtaaccccccctcATTCCcagcgacacccccccccccccggctcccagtaACCTCCCCTTGCTCCCAGTAACCCCTTGCTCCCAGTAAGCCCCCCCCTCATTCCCAgcaacccccccccagctcccagtaaCCTCCTCTCACTCCCAGTAACTccccccccgcggctcccagtaacgctcccccttccccatcccccccccccccccccccagtaaccccccccgcggctcccagTAACACCCCCTGGTTCCCGGTGACCCCGCTCCTCTCCCAGTACCCCCCCTTTGCACCCActgccccctccctctttcccagtaACCCCCCCCTTTCATTCCCAGTCCCGTCCCCCTCATTCCCAGtaacgccccctcccccccccatttccaGCACCCCTCCCTCCCAGTGACCACCCCCAGTCCCCCCCTCTTTCCCAGTCCCCCCCCTCTTTCCCAGTCCCCCCCATTCCCAGTTACCCCCCTTCATTCTCATACCCccccattcccagtgccccccccattcccagtgctccccacctctcccagtcccctccatTCCCATACCCCCCCCTTCCCAGCGCCCTCCAGTACCCCCCATTCCCAGTTACCCCCCCATTCCCAGTCCCCCCCATTCCCATTGACCCCCCTCCCATTTACCTCCCCATTCCCAGTGACATCCCCCCCCGATTCCCAGTACCCCCAGTCACCccccattcccagtgccccccacctctcccagtcTCCCCCATTCCCAGTTACCCCCCCATTCCCAGTGACCTCCcacctctcccagtcccctccaatTCTCATAACCTCCCCCattcccagtgacccccccccattcccagtgccctccacctctcccagttccccccattcccggtgacccccccccattcccagtgccccccacctctcccagtcccccccattCTCAGTTACCCCCCCATTCCCggtcccccccacctctcccagtccccctccaTTCCCATaacccctccccattcccagtcCCCCCCTTTCATTCCCATACACCCCCTCattcccagtgacccccccccattcccagtgccctccacctctcccagttccccccattCCCAGTTACCCCCCCATTCCCAGTgaccccccacctctcccagtcccccccaattCTCATAACCTCCCCCattcccagtgacccccccccattcccagtgccccccacctctcccagtcccccccaattcccataacccccccccattcccagtcTCCCCCTTTCATTCCCATAACCCCCCACCttccccgtgaccccccccattcccagtgccccccagttcccccccccccccgcgatgcCGCTTCGCTTcgcccccctccgcctcccccttCGGCGGCGGCTGCAGACGGCGGCGGTTCTGCAGTGGGTCTTCTCCTTCCTGGCCCTgggtgagcggggggggggcaccgggggggggcaagggggggcgggacgggacccCCAAACGCCCCcgcaccccacggcacccccctcccctctcccggatgcctgggtccctcgGGGGAGGGGTGAGAGtagcgctcccccccccccccgcaccctctcccggggggtttttggggtgctggggggggaattggggtgtccgggggtgggggggggggggcaccaaggggggggacatgggggggcccTCCCCCCCTAAaatccctcctcccccctcccggacgcctgggttccTCGGGGGAGGGAGGCGAgtagccccccccccctttcccgtgtgggttttggggtgccgggggggggaaattggggtgtctggggagggggtgtgaaattaaggggcctgggggggggggcaccaagagggggggacatggtggtggggggggtgtcccccaaattcccccctcCCGGATGCCTCCTGGGTCCCTCGGCACAGGGGTGCAAGCAgctttggggtgctgggggggggaggaaagtggggtgtcgggggggggttggtgagcccgggggggggggggggggaggttgtgtgtgacatggcggggggggtcccccttcccccccccggctccgcccccctcctccttcccggacgcctgggtccctcggGGCAGCGCTTTTGcaacacacaccccaccccccggggggggggttttggggtactggggggcaaaggggacccCTAGaaggggggtgccgggggggggggttggtagccctaagggggggggggggtgtcccctttgccccccccccccccccggacgccTTGGTCCCTTAGCGCAGCCGTGGccgccccttccccacctcggggttttggggggtcctgcGGGAAAACCGGGATCCCGGGAaagggggtgcccgggggggggttggtgacttgggaggggggagggggcggtgtcaccctgcccccccccccccccccgcccctcccccaccaaGACGCCTGGGTCCCTGGGGGCAGCGCTTTGTGCGACACCCTTCCCCCTCGGTGGGGGTTTTTGGGGCGCTGCGGGTAAATGGGAACCCCTGGaaagggggtgatgggggggtgggtAGCcctaaggtgggggggggggtcctctttgccccctcccccccctcccggacgcctgggtcctttAGCGCAGCCGTGAGCCGCCCCTTCCCcacctgggggttttggggggtttcctGCGGGAAAACGGAGACCCTGGGAAaaggggtgcccgggggggggggggggggtagccctaagaggggggggggtgtcccctttgcctcctccctccccccccctccccgacgcCTGGGTCCTTTAGCGCAGCCGTGGccgccccttccccacctcggggttttggggggtcctgcGGGAAAACCGGGACCCCGGGaaagggggggggtgtgggtaGCCCtaaggtggggggtgggggtggggtgggggggtgtcccctttgccccctcccccccgtccccgaCGCCTGGGTCCTTTAGCGCAGCCGTGGCCGCCCCTTCCCcacctgggggttttggggggtttcctGTGGGAAAACGGAGACCCTGGGAAaaggggtgcccgggggggggggggtagccctaaggggggggggtgtcccctttgcctcctccctccccccccctccccgacgcCTGGGTCCTTTAGCGCAGCCGTGGccgccccttccccacctcggggttttggggggtcctgcGGGAAAACCGGGACCCCGGGAaagggggtgcccgggggggggggtgggtagccctaagcgggggggggggtgtccttgcCTGGGTCCCCTTTTAGGCCAGCTGTGCGTCCTGCTCTTCGCCCTGGCCCTGCGGGGACCCCTCTGGCTGCCGGCGCTGCTCTACGGGCTGTGGGTGGTGACGGACCGCGACACCCCCCGCCGGGGGGGGCGACCCTCCGCCTGGGTGCGCTCCTGGCCCGTCTGGAACCACTTTCGAGACTATTTCCCCATCACGgtgagcctggggggggggggggggagtttcgGGGGGAGGGGGCCCTAATAGAGTCCCTGAAGAGATTTCAGaatgtttgggggggggaggggtgtctgagtagggtccctgagggggtcttgggggtccccgagggtttgggggtccctattAGAGTCCCTGAAGGGATTTGAGGAAGatttgtgggggtttggggggtctttgagggggtttgggggatcTTAGTAGGGTCcctgagggggttttgggggtccccgagggtttgggggtccctattagagtccctgaagggatttgaggaagatttgtgggggttttgggggtctttgAGGAGGTTTGGGGGATCTTAGTAGGGTCCCtgagggggtcttgggggtccccgagggttttgggggtccctattAGAGTCCCTGAAGGGATTTGAGGAAGatttgtgggggtttggggggtctttgagggggtttgggggatcTTAGTAGGGTCcctgagggggttttgggggtccccgagggtttgggggtccctattagagtccctgaagggatttgagggggatttgtgggggttttgggggtctttgagggggtttggggggtcttagTAGGGTCCccgagggggttttgggggtccccgagggtttgggggtccctattagagtccctgaagggatttgagggggggttttgggggtctttgagggggtttggggggtctcagtagggtccctgagggggttttgggggtccccgagggttttgggggtccctattAGAGTCCCTGAAGAGATTTGAGGgggatttgtgggggttttgggggtctttgagggggtttgggggatcTTAGTAGGGTCCCTGAGGGGGTCTTGGGAGTCCccgagggtttgggggtccctattagagtccctgaagggatttgaggggggggtttgggggtctttgagggggtttggggggtcttagTAGGGTCCccgagggggttttgggggtccccgagggtttgggggtccctattagagtccctgaagggatttgagggggggttttgggggtctttgagggggtttggggggtctcagtagggtccctgagggggttttgggggtccctattagagtccctgaagggatttgaggggggggtttgggggtctttgagggggtttgggggatcTTAGTAGGGTCcctgagggggttttgggggtccccgagggtttgggggtccctattagagtccctgaagggatttgaggggggggtttgggggtctttgagggggtttgggggatcTTAGTAGGGTCCCtgagggggtcttgggggtccccgagggttttgggggtccctattAGAGTCCCTGAAGGGATTTGAGGAAGatttgtgggggtttggggggtctttgagggggtttgggggatcTTAGTAGGGTCcctgagggggttttgggggtccccgagggtttgggggtccctattagagtccctgaagggatttgagggggggttttgggggtctttgagggggtttggggggtctcagtagggtccctgagggggttttgggggtccccgagggttttgggggtccctattagagtccctgaagggatttgagggggatttgtAGGGGTTTTAGGGGtctttgagggggtttgggggatcTTAGTAGGGTCCCTGAGGGGGTCTTGGAGTCCccgagggtttgggggtccctattagagtccctgaagggatttgagggggatttgtgggggttttgggggtctttgagggggtttggggggtcttagtagggtccctgagggggtcttgggggtccccgagggtttgggggtccctattagagtccctgaagggatttgaggaagatttgtgggggttttgggggtctttgagggggtttggggggtcttagtagggtccctgagggggttttgggggtccccgagggtttgggggtccctattagagtccctgaagggatttgaggggggggtttgggggtctttgagggggtttgggggatcTTAGTAGGGTCCCTGAGGGGGTCTTGGGAGTCCccgagggtttgggggtccctattagagtccctgaagggatttgagggggatttgtgggggttttgggggtctttgagggggtttggggggtcttagtagggtccctgagggggtcttgggggtccccgagggtttgggggtccctattagagtccctgaagggatttgaggaagatttgtgggggttttgggggtctttgagggggtttggggggtcttagtagggtccctgggggggttttgggggtccccgagggtttgggggtccctattagagtccctgaagggatttgaggggggggtttgggggtctttgagggggtttggggggtcttagTAGGGTCCccgagggggttttgggggtccccgagggtttGCGGGTCCCTATTAGAGTCCCTgaagggatttgagggggggttttgggggtctttgagggggtttggggggtcttagtagggtccctgagggggtcttgggggtcccgagggtttgggggtccctattAGAGTCCTGAAGGGATTTGAGGGtctttgagggggtttggggtcccGGAGGGTTTGGGAGTCCCTATTAGTGTCCCTGAAgggatttgtgggggttttggggggttttggggggctggggagggtggtgggggggtctctgagggtttttttggggggggtctcagaGGGTTTGGTGGCATc is a genomic window of Larus michahellis unplaced genomic scaffold, bLarMic1.1 SCAFFOLD_309, whole genome shotgun sequence containing:
- the LOC141736797 gene encoding 2-acylglycerol O-acyltransferase 2-B-like, which encodes MPLRFAPLRLPLRRRLQTAAVLQWVFSFLALGQLCVLLFALALRGPLWLPALLYGLWVVTDRDTPRRGGRPSAWVRSWPVWNHFRDYFPIT